One segment of Belonocnema kinseyi isolate 2016_QV_RU_SX_M_011 chromosome 7, B_treatae_v1, whole genome shotgun sequence DNA contains the following:
- the LOC117177123 gene encoding zinc finger protein 436-like has translation MAYDPRNVKYPSEIHSQHPQSNNMTGYAYPGHQEQHNQQNDENRNENDCGNKEICPPSSHQSSGTQTVQKVDASTMTDPLQIDFRLTSEYLAARCSSTLGIPYVSKYDDSSSNNSSHNCQEVRPKIEYEVEPQHINGMLIYHCPECAYRFEDRETLHEHLEDHRQRPHICDICGASLKRKEHLDRHKQGHNKDRPYQCSMCCKAFKRNEHLARHMIIHSGSKNQVCTECGKAFYRKDHLKKHLQSHSNSNRNKNVSNSQNPPSGQNTNEEGLSSFALMMRQAGPPPFSILRT, from the exons ATGGCTTACGATCCACGAAATGTGAAATACCCCTCGGAAATTCACTCTCAACATCCACAATCTAACAACATGACCGGATACGCCTATCCTGGTCATCAGGAACAACATAATCAACAAAATGATGAAAACAGAAATGAAAACGACTGTGGGAATAAGGAAATATGCCCTCCAAGTTCTCACCAGTCGTCTGGAACCCAAACTGTTCAAAAAGTAGATGCATCTACTATGACAGATCCTTTGCAAATAGATTTTAGACTGACTTCCGAATATTTGGCTGCACGTTGCTCAAGCACTCTTGGAATTCCTTACGTATCCAAATATGATGATAGTAGTAGCAATAACTCGTCTCATAATTGTCAGGAAGTTCGACCCAAGATTGAATATGAAGTCGAACCACAACACATCAATG GAATGTTGATCTATCATTGCCCAGAGTGCGCCTACAGATTCGAAGACCGCGAAACGCTTCATGAGCATTTGGAAGATCACAGACAAAGGCCACACATCTGCGATATTTGTGGGGCAAGTCTAAAACGCAAAGAGCATCTAGATCGTCACAAACAAGGTCACAATAAAGACAGACCATATCAATGCAGTATGTGTTGCAAGGCATTCAAACGCAACGAGCATTTGGCTCGACACATGATAATTCATTCTGGTAGCAAAAATCAGGTCTGCACCGAGTGTGGAAAGGCTTTTTACAGAAAGGATCATCTCAAGAAACATCTGCAAAGTCACAGCAATAGTAACAGGAACAAAAATGTCAGCAACTCTCAAAACCCACCAAGTGGACAAAACACCAACGAGGAGGGTCTGAGCAGCTTCGCTTTGATGATGAGACAGGCTGGACCGCCTCCTTTTTCTATCCTTAGAACCTAA